ACCTTGCTCCATGAGAAGAAGGATCTTGCGATGAtcttgcgatgatgatgggctggGTGTCAGTAGATCCTTCCCTGTGCTCTGCTCGCGCCCGCGTTTTTTCGAAAGCACGATCTCCTCTCCCCGTTCCTCCCTCTAGTAGCAGTGTGCTCACTCCTTCCCCGGTGGTCCTTTGTCGCTGTCCCTTAATCATTCCCCTGTCGTGTGTATAACAATCCTGTTAGGTGTCTTGTGTGAACTAGTGAAGGCCTCGCAGCAGTAGGTAGTGGTGTTGTAAATAACGTCCATCAACGCGTCCtacccttctcttcttcccttACTAACACAACTTCACATGAAACGGCAACCACAAAGACAAAGACGGCTCACCGGATCACCAGAACCGGGCGATCACGCTGAACGATATCCGTTTGGCGCGTGGAGCCACCggagcgacgacggcgaccacgacgacagcgGCACCCACGACGAGGACAAccgatgttggtggtggtgctggcagtgATGGCAGCAGTAGTAATGTCCTCactgatgccgccgccgccggtggtggtggtccccgggGGCTCAGCATAATCCCGACGGGACTCACCACAACCGCCGGTGGTCAGCAGCTGTTGactggttccggtggtggtggtggtggcgctggcagTGAGCAACAATCGGTAACAGCACTCACGGTGCTACCACCaagtagcaacaacagtggtCTCAACAGTACGATCACGAGCAATGGCACGGTCAATAGCAATAGTACAATTATAACGATCAAGCAAGAGCAGCTGGCGGCCACCGTGGACAGCATCGTGGGTAGCTTCGTCGATTCGACCACCTTCCTACCCTCACCGACcagtcaacagcagcaacaccacagccatcatcaacagcaacagcagcaccatcagcaacagcaacagcagcagcagcaacagcaccaagcGATGCTCAACAACACCGCGCTGGTGACGTCGAATGGCGGGCTGACCGGTGCCACCACCGTAGCGACAACCGGAACAGGTGCGCTCATCGGGATCGCCACTCTCCGCCATCGCACCCCAGTCcagagctgagctgagcttaCTAACCTCCaaatgatctctctctctcttctctctctctgtctcttcctgCCTATCACGAATCCTTTCTGCTTGAacatacacactcactcactcgtaaTGCTACTAACTATTACACACCACCCGAAACTGATCCTTCACTCGGTGCTACTACCTTCCTATGccacctactactactatctcTACTGCTACACCAACACGTTTTGCATCCTCTACTACTGCCTCGGTAGATATCACTGATAGTAACGCTGCGGATCACTGCGGCCAGCAGAACACGgcggctggcggtggtgccgatgctggtggtgctggtggggctGGGATATCACACTCAcaacatcatcctcatcaccagcaccaccagaacaACCTccatcagccgcagcagcagcaccaccaccatcaccatcacctccatCAGAGCCAAACGACGCCGGTTTCGTTTGGCGAGGATGATAGTTCCTGTGATTCGCACACTAGATGGGGTAATTGGGTTCACTACTAATCCCGATaatgattgttgttttggtttggcctTCGTTGCTCTTCTTGCTGtacttgttgttgcttttggttGGGTCCTCGCTATACCACCACTCCGCTGCTAGTAGCTGCATGACTGCCTTTGCCCCATATGCGCGCGTCCTCtcctttcgatttttttcttcttcttcggttgcCATAGTTATCGTGCCTCAGTTTACTTCGGAGCTCGTTTAGAAGTTGTGGTTTAGAAGTTTAGATTGCCTCGCTATACTAACAATGgcaacgtgcgtgcgtgcgtgcgtgcgtgtgtgtcctcttctcttttctcatTCTCCTAACCAGCTGAAGGTGATATCAACGATGTGCTGATAAAAACCCTGGCCGAGGCACACGCAAATACCAACCACAAATTAGAGATAGTACACGAGATGTTCAGAAAACCACAGGTAAGTAGTAGTAACAACATTGCGGTCCGGTGCCCGCCGAAAGATGCACCCAGGCTACACTAATCAATTCCGATTGCTTTGCAATTCCACCGCGCAACAGGATGTTTCCCGTCTGCTGTACTATAAGAACATGACTCAGGAGGAGCTGTGGCTGGACTGTGCGGAGAAGCTGACGTCCATGATACAGCAGATCATCGAGTTCGCCAAGCTGATACCCGGCTTCATGCGGTTAAGTCAAGATGATCAGGTAATAATGCGTGTTCTTGAGACCACCAGTTCGAAACCATTCGACGCTAAACGATATGGTAACATCTCCCTCTTCCGATTCGTCGCAGATTTTACTTCTCAAAACGGGCTCGTTCGAGCTGGCAATCGTACGCATGTCGCGACTGATGGATCTCTCAACCAACTGCGTGCTTTACGGTGACATCATGCTGCCACAGGAAGCCTTCTACACGTCCGACTCGTTCGAGATGAAGCTGGTGGCGTGTATATTCGAGACGGCAAAAAGTATTACGGAACTGAAGCTTACGGAAACGGAACTGGCGCTCTACCAGAGTCTCGTACTTCTGTGGCCAGGTAATAACGCGAGCGCCGCCAGATCAACGTCATCAACGGAGCTAACTTCTTACACTGTTtgttcccttcttttttgcagAACGAAATGGTGTGCGAGGTAACACGGAGATTCAGCGATTGTTCAACATGAGCATGTCGGCGATTCGGCAGGAGATTGAAACGAATCATGCGCCCCTGAAGGGTGACGTGACGGTGCTCGATACTCTGCTCAACAAAATCCCCACCTTCCGGTACGTGTTCACCTGCGGTGTCAGATCATTTGCTTATCCCTCGCTAATCTggttcatcttcttctctttcaacGCAGTGAGCTGTCGATCATGCACATGGAAGCGTTACAGAAGTTCAAAACGGATCACCCGCAGTATGTGTTCCCGGCCCTGTACAAGGAGCTGTTCTCGATCGACTCGCAGCAAGACCTGATGACATAAcaggatgacgatgagtcGGTCCcttttcaacagcagcatcagcagccaccgcaccagcactatcagcagcaacagcagcagcagcaatcacagaTCGCGATGCCACACCAGCAGTTTGTTCATCATCAGCTCGCGACGCCCGTCGtttcagcatcatcgttccaCCAAACATCGGTGGCTTCTGCTGCCTCGTCCGGTTCTCCAGCCGCTGAATCTGGCCGCCATGGGGCCATTGGCATTGCAGCTGGTGAGTTAGACGAAGCCATGGAATCATCGATgacccacaacaacaacaacaacaacaacaccttcatcatcatcatccagaaCAACGAGACCGGCGACGGcgtggcagcaacaaccgtCGAACCTCGTTGAGCGAATGCCTACCTTCAGGGGTAAAGTGAGCGAACGGAGCGTAACGCTTTCTGTGGTAACGCTGTTGCGTGTGGCGACTGCTTGGGGAAGTTTttcctgatcgatcgatggagaaGGGTGGAAACTCACTcttgaaaaacacacacacagacaaaaacaaacaaaacattaagaggatacaaaatggaaaggaaaccgCGAAACGAAGAAATTAAAGCGTCAGAGCGTTGATAATTAGTATGCACCTTTAGCAATTGTTGATGTAAATGAATTTACAGATTTGttatattattttaaataacaCGTAAAGTGAGCATGGCTAGGGTACCGTGTATGtgagtgcatgtgtgtgcgtgtgagcgcgtgtatgtgtgtatgagcgAGTGCGTGGGATTTTCGATAGTTggcaaacagagagacagatagagagcgagcgagagagagagagagagagagagagagagagaaagaaaaaaagagaaagagaaagtgaggaaatgtattttaaattattttccttctccccccttttttttatagagTATATTCGTGCCTCGATCATGGATCATTTAtggtcgttgtttttttttctattgtcTATTTTTAAACAAGATTTGTTTCTcttaatttttaaacaaacaaacacacaacatacaccgacacacttacacacgaCTGTTAGTTCCAGTTCCGTTCGCGAGTTCTGTGCGTTACGATCCCCATAAACAGCcgatcagatcgatcgatccggccCGGGGCCGCTGTTATCGGTTGCTTTGGCCAGAGAcgttgttttacttttcgtGGCctatccccccacccccaccatcCCTGTTTTAATTTGCACATTTGCGCCGTGTCATGCCACGGGGTGTTTCGTAAAGTTTCGTTTATTgcgtttggattttttttttttggtttttgtatAATTAAGCACAAGAAGGGCAACGAAAACGAGCTTCGCTATTCGAaggattttctttcgttcgatcgggttgtttgtttgttttttttttctcttgtttcttCGTCCAGCTAGCGACGACGATTGTACAAATTCCGTCAGTTCGCACTTTCTCAGTTCTGTCGTGTGTTTTaacgtgtgtgttgttggcgcCGTTTGCCGAACGCTGCGAAAGATGCACCATTTCTAATGAAATGGTATTTATTAGAGCAAATTTTGGTCGTCGAGGCCGCCCCTTGTTTTGCAACTGAATAGTCTGATTTTTTTCCTTAGTTAATGTAATGTTATATAGACGCGAAGGAGTTACTGAaaggcaacaaacaacaaaccaacaaacaaacaaaaatgcaagCGAAAGTATACAAAATGCAGCACCCTCTCCCTACGGGAGTGGTTGAGCACGTCAGAAACGaatctcgctctccttctctctgttgTTCGAGGTTTTGCGCCTAGTTTGTGGAAGAacgtttgtttcgattgtttcttgTTTAGGGCGCTAGTGTAGTGTAAGATTGTTTTTGCCGCTTTTGcgctttcgccttttttcgCTAAGGCGTGCGCCACTGGAacaaagggaaaaagggagaaaaaccgGCAAAACGTTACCTAAAAACTCCCTGTTCGATCAGTATTTACGATCACTGTCGAAGAGCAAGAGCACGAGTACGCTTTAATGGCCGATCTTCCTTGTTACTTTCCCCATTGCGAGGgggcgccaaccaaccaatccttTCCTTGATTTCTGTTTCGAATGCCTTCTAGTTCTAGTAAATGGTCGATCCCTTTTTGGCATCTGAAAAGATTCGGCTCGCTCGTTTTGGGATTATGGGGCTCGCTTGTTTTGGCTTGAGCGCGCGGTGCCGCGATCCCGCTCCGAGGAAGGAAAGCACGCATAAGGTTATATAGgcaaatttgcaaaaaaaaacacaaaaaaccaccgTAGCTTTACTATTTCCGTACTAGTAGGGTATCTTTAGGTGTAAGGGAACCGGTAATTCTCCTTGACTTTAACTGTTTTTAGAAGAAGAATAACTGTTGATCTATTGCTTTACCTTTATTACCACCTACGTTCAGGTTGAGGGAGCTCCTTCTGCTCTACCAGCAGCTAACTCTGGTTAACCCTCTTCCGTCTCCTGGTCTCACTCACAAGTGTGCCAGTaggttttttgtatgtttgttttttttttgtttgattttaatcTCTTAAACAGCAGGGTTTCCGGCGGTTATCAGTGGAAAAGGCTAGCCTAACGTAACAACCCCTTTTACCCAGGACACCACCAGGACTGAAGAATGCTAGATGAAAATTCGAAATCGTACTGAAAATTAGCGATAAGATACTGTAGGACAATTTTTCGACTAGCATTACATTACTTACCATACATCAGCAACACACTCCTCTCCTCGTCCGGCTTAACTTTCCGGATTCAACAACACTCAACATTTGAAACGTCGAAACATCTAGACAATGCGTTTTAGCGTGTACACTGGTGTTTGGCAGAAAGTAGCTGATCGTTTCCTGTTTGAATTTCTTTGGTTtcttgttttggtttgctATCACTTCCTAGCTACCACAGATGTATAAGCGTTGTTTAATTAATAacagaacgagaaagagaaatcgCACACTTCCAACAACAAACCGTTAGCAAATTTCTTGAACAATCAGGACATTACCATTTACCACTAAAAGCCACACAGGATTAGGTTTAGCTCGTGGAACGCATTCGCCGTGACGCAAAGAATCAGAACATGAATTCACTCGAGAGGATTTACTcgaacacaaccacacaaacggaaacacaaacacacagaaccGGGGAGGACAAATTGGCAACGGAAAGGGGAAATGAGAACTTATAAATGTATGGGTGCTTCtgtatatatacatatatataatcatatatatgtgtatatatagatatatattaACAAACAATGACAAAGCAAAGCAGAAtgatatacatatatatacacttctatatatatatatttaaaacaaactgACGCAAACTGGTCGAAGAAATGAGAGAAAGAATATGAAAAGCAAAATTCGGaatacaaaaaggaaaaacaaagagCAAAGTATAACAACAAGCGGCGGTGGAGGGGGAGACGATAGCGACTGATGATTCTGTAAAATTCGATAAGCATAGTGGGCGCAACAGAAAGCATGCAGGATAACTGCTGGAGGGTGCTAAGCGAGAGCGCTTGTTATTATTCACGCTCACCGCG
The sequence above is a segment of the Anopheles darlingi chromosome 2, idAnoDarlMG_H_01, whole genome shotgun sequence genome. Coding sequences within it:
- the LOC125948360 gene encoding probable nuclear hormone receptor HR3 isoform X3; the encoded protein is MFTSRMFEMWSNVTSKLEAHMPMQTNVQASTVQNSSSGSIKAQIEIIPCKVCGDKSSGVHYGVITCEGCKGFFRRSQSSVVNYQCPRNKQCVVDRVNRNRCQYCRLQKCLKLGMSRDAVKFGRMSKKQREKVEDEVRFHRAQMRAQNDAAPDSSVFDTQTPSSSDQLHHGYNGYTYSNEVGYGSPYGGGGYSASVTPQQTMGYDISADYVDSTTTYEPRSTMIDSDFISGHTEGDINDVLIKTLAEAHANTNHKLEIVHEMFRKPQDVSRLLYYKNMTQEELWLDCAEKLTSMIQQIIEFAKLIPGFMRLSQDDQILLLKTGSFELAIVRMSRLMDLSTNCVLYGDIMLPQEAFYTSDSFEMKLVACIFETAKSITELKLTETELALYQSLVLLWPERNGVRGNTEIQRLFNMSMSAIRQEIETNHAPLKGDVTVLDTLLNKIPTFRELSIMHMEALQKFKTDHPQYVFPALYKELFSIDSQQDLMT